One Marinobacter sp. es.048 genomic window, TTTCCAGATACTTCCTCGCGCTGGCTTCGTCCTCAAAGAGATAGATGCCGCCAGCTTCCCTGGATTCACAGTTTTCCGTCCAGACTTTCCAGATAAAACCCGGCTCCGTGGCGATGGATTCCGCCAGATCCTTCATGGCATCCGCCATCTCCTGTCCGAACGGGCCATCGAACGGGAAATCGACTTGCAGCAATGTTTTCATAGACACACCACTTCAACAGAGAAAAGGTAATAATAGATCGGCGAAGTTTAACAATAATGTGGCAATGCAGTTTTCACCAGAGACGGCTCCAAAAGGTTAAGATGCAGGCCCAACTCAATTTTTGGAACCTAACATGGCCCGCTTTACCGAAATCGGAACCGCAACGATCCCCGGCAAGGGAACCCGATTACGTCTTTTACAGCGAAATGATGAATTTTCCATCAAAATTGCCGGAACCACCGGAGAATTGATGAACAGCAGGATCCACGGCTCGGAGGATGCTCTTGCCACCCTGGCGTGCGAACGGATTGCCGATCAGCCTGCTCCCCGAGTTCTTATCGGCGGCCTGGGCATGGGGTTCACGCTGGCAGCAGCGCTGGCCGCTCTGAGCGACGATGCGCAGGTGACGGTAGCCGAGCTGGTTCCCGAAGTAGAAGCCTGGAATCGCGGGCCGCTGGGCTCTGCGGCGGGCAACCCGCTGAACGACCCGAGAGCCCGGGTTCACATTGGTGATGTGGCAGAATTACTCAGAAACAGCGACGGCGAATGGGATGCCATTCTTCTCGATGTCGACAACGGTCCGGAAGGACTCACCCGCAAAGAAAACAACTGGATCTACTCTCCGGACGGCATTGCGGCCGCCCAGAAAGCGCTGCGACCTGATGGCATCCTTGCCTACTGGTCTGCCGGCCAGGAGCATTCCTTCACCGAGAGGCTGCGACGGGCAGGATTTTCTGTTGAGCCCGTCACAGTGAGGGCCTTGCGACCCGGCAAGGGTGCCCACCACGTTATCTGGCTGGCGTGGTAATCATTAATCGGCTCTACCGGAATCTGTCCTGGCTCAATTTGGGATTATTCTTTTGTTATATACTTTTTGCAAAGCCAAGAAGCCCGGGAGAGATTCAATGACCAAACCGATCATCACAACAGTCTTGCTATGCTCCTTGCTTTCCATGCCGCTGCTCGCGCAACCCCAAGCAGATAGCCCGGAAGCAATGGTTGCCGAAGCACGTTCCCTGGTAAAAAGCTTCGGCGGCTCATTGAAGCAGGCGCTCCAGGCGGCCATCAAAGAAGGCGGCCTCACAAACGGTCTTGCTGTTTGCAAGACTGTGGCACCGGAAATCGCCAGGAACAACAGCAGCGGCGGCTGGGTCATCAGTCGAACCAGTCTGAAAGTCCGGAACCCGGAAAACGCCCCCACCGACTGGCAGGAGATCCAGCTGCTGGCAATGGACAGACAGCCGGTCAAAAACGGAAAACCGGTGGAGGTCTGGCAGGTCTCCGAAGCGTCCGGACAGCCGGCGTTCCAATACATGAGCGCCATCCCGACACAGAAACTTTGCCTTGGCTGTCACGGTAAGTCCATCGCCCCGGAGGTGAAGGCAAAACTGGCTGAACTCTATCCTGAAGACAAGGCGACCGGCTTCTCCGAGGGCGATTTGCGGGGCGCATTCGTTGTTACGCGGCAAGTTCCAGTAAACTGACGGGATTAGCCATTTCGTCAGCGATTGAGAGCAGGTATGTCACTGAACTACAGAATCATTCCGGTCACGCCTTTCCAGCAGAACTGCTCATTAATCTGGTGCGAAAAAACGCGCAGGGCAGCCGTAGTCGATCCAGGCGGCGATCTGGAGAAGATTCGCGCCGCTGTGGACGAGGAAGGTGTGACGGTCGAGAAAATTCTGCTGACCCATGCCCACATTGACCATGCCGGCGGAACTGCGGAGCTTTCCAAAGAGCTGGGCATTCCCATTGAGGGGCCGCAGAAGGAAGACAATTTCTGGATTGTCGGCTTGCCCCAGCAGGCGCAGATGTTCGGGTTTCCGGCCCCGGAAGTTTTCACCCCTGATCGCTGGTTGGAAGACGGGCAGCAGGTCACCGTGGGTAACCAGACCCTGGAAGTCCTTCACTGCCCCGGCCACACACCGGGGCATGTGGTTTTTTATCACAAGGAATCCGGTCTGGCGCTTGTGGGTGACGTGCTGTTCCATGGCTCCATCGGACGCACGGATTTTCCAAGGGGCGACCACGCAACACTGATTCGCTCTATCAGAGAACAGCTGTTCCCGCTCGGCGACGAGGTTGCGTTCATTCCCGGACACGGTCCGATGTCCACCTTTGGCCGGGAGCGGGCCTCCAACCCCTTTGTTTCCGACCATCGGGGCTGAGCCTGTCGCCAACCTTTATAGTTATGCGTCAATGATTTCCCGATCCAGATGAGATTCGGGGAATAGTCGTTCACACACGAAAGAAGGAGGGAGCCGTCAGCCTGGGATTCCATGGAGTTGGCCTGAAAGCTGCAATGCATGATGACAAGCATTCGTGATTCCCAACGCAGACTGTTCGGAAACCGCGTTCCGGTTGACCGAAGGAGGAAACCCATCCATGTCCCTACTGACCTCTCTGATCCGGGCAAGCACCCAGTTCCAGCAGGCCATGGAAAAGCGCCAGATGCCCCCAACAGGGCCAGAAGCCGCGTCTGGCAAAGTCCAGACAAAGGCCATTGAAACCGAGCCGACACCTGGCGATGACCGCTTCACACCCTCGGAGAACAGCCAGTCTGACCTCTCACGGCTGAAAGCTCGCCGACTGGCCATGACCGACTACAAACAGACCGTGGGGCAGGATCTTGCCTTTGTACGGGAAACCCTGCGGCACAAACTTGCCGAATACAACCTGCACCCGGCAACCGCATTGAACGTCAGCAAAAATGAAAACGGCAGCGTTGCGGTTGAAGGGAAAATCGCGGAAGGGACCCAGGCCCAGATTGAAAAAGACTTGAACGTCAACAAAAACTTCAAGGAAGCGTTCAATCGACTCAGCGTTAACGAGCCGACGCTGCACTTTATGGACAATGCGCTCAAGCTGAACCAGGCCTATGGGGTGAACAACCCGCTGCTTGACACACTGATCAGCGAGAACCAGCAGTTCAACGGCCTGCAGGACCTGGTTCACCGTTACGACACCATACGCCGCTCCGTTAGTGCCGAGCAAATGGAAGCTGCGGGAAATAGCCGGGCGTACGCCTTCAATCTGAACGCCCGGGCATAACATAAGGGCAGATCAGACCTCGAACGGTGCCGGATCTCCTTTGCCAACGCGGGTAACCACTGGAGCCTCGCCGGTAAAGTCCACGACCGTGGTGGCTTCCATACCGCAGAACCCCCCGTCGATAATCAGATCCAGCTCATGCTCCAGGGTTTCCCGGATGTCATAGGGGTCGGTCATCGGATCGGTCTCGCCCGGCAGAATCAGCGTGCTACTCATGATTGGCTCACCAAGCTCACCCAGCAGCTCCTGAACAATGGCATTATCCGGCACCCGGACACCCACTGAACGACGCTTCGGGTGGAGCAGTCGCCGGGGCACTTCACTGGTAGCATCCAGAATGAACGTATAGGGCCCAGGAGTAAAATTCTTCAGCAACCGGTACTGGGTATTATCCACCTTGGCATATACGCCGATATCCGACAGATCCCGGCACACCAGCGTAAAATTATGCTTGTCATCCAGCCTGCGAATCCGCTTGATCCGATCCGCT contains:
- a CDS encoding monooxygenase; amino-acid sequence: MKTLLQVDFPFDGPFGQEMADAMKDLAESIATEPGFIWKVWTENCESREAGGIYLFEDEASARKYLEMHTARLKGFGIPSVNAKIFQVNEALSAIDNGPVFP
- a CDS encoding spermidine synthase; this encodes MARFTEIGTATIPGKGTRLRLLQRNDEFSIKIAGTTGELMNSRIHGSEDALATLACERIADQPAPRVLIGGLGMGFTLAAALAALSDDAQVTVAELVPEVEAWNRGPLGSAAGNPLNDPRARVHIGDVAELLRNSDGEWDAILLDVDNGPEGLTRKENNWIYSPDGIAAAQKALRPDGILAYWSAGQEHSFTERLRRAGFSVEPVTVRALRPGKGAHHVIWLAW
- a CDS encoding Tll0287-like domain-containing protein produces the protein MTKPIITTVLLCSLLSMPLLAQPQADSPEAMVAEARSLVKSFGGSLKQALQAAIKEGGLTNGLAVCKTVAPEIARNNSSGGWVISRTSLKVRNPENAPTDWQEIQLLAMDRQPVKNGKPVEVWQVSEASGQPAFQYMSAIPTQKLCLGCHGKSIAPEVKAKLAELYPEDKATGFSEGDLRGAFVVTRQVPVN
- a CDS encoding MBL fold metallo-hydrolase, translated to MSLNYRIIPVTPFQQNCSLIWCEKTRRAAVVDPGGDLEKIRAAVDEEGVTVEKILLTHAHIDHAGGTAELSKELGIPIEGPQKEDNFWIVGLPQQAQMFGFPAPEVFTPDRWLEDGQQVTVGNQTLEVLHCPGHTPGHVVFYHKESGLALVGDVLFHGSIGRTDFPRGDHATLIRSIREQLFPLGDEVAFIPGHGPMSTFGRERASNPFVSDHRG
- a CDS encoding L-threonylcarbamoyladenylate synthase, which encodes MSQFFQIHPETPQKRLINQAVDILRRGGVIVYPTDSAYAIGCHLGDKQAADRIKRIRRLDDKHNFTLVCRDLSDIGVYAKVDNTQYRLLKNFTPGPYTFILDATSEVPRRLLHPKRRSVGVRVPDNAIVQELLGELGEPIMSSTLILPGETDPMTDPYDIRETLEHELDLIIDGGFCGMEATTVVDFTGEAPVVTRVGKGDPAPFEV